A window of Polaromonas hydrogenivorans contains these coding sequences:
- a CDS encoding DUF3455 domain-containing protein produces MKNAPSTLWTHSKSAALTLAFAAGTAALLAGCAGVKPPPKEYTQDRMDEQIQVPPGNVVALETTAVGLLNYECKANPAKGGNIGWVLVSPQAELMDRTGKKVAAYSGPPATWTHIDGSSVVGMQVAVAPRPGATNLDYQLSKGTPGAAPGVMQNITYIQRIKTKGGQDLSKACTQTDMGDKLTLPYQADYIFWKAA; encoded by the coding sequence ATGAAAAACGCACCTAGCACCTTATGGACGCACAGTAAAAGCGCCGCATTGACGCTGGCTTTCGCGGCCGGCACGGCCGCCTTGCTGGCCGGTTGCGCCGGCGTCAAGCCTCCGCCCAAGGAATACACGCAGGACCGGATGGATGAGCAGATCCAGGTGCCGCCCGGAAATGTGGTGGCGCTGGAGACCACGGCCGTCGGCCTGCTGAACTATGAATGCAAGGCCAATCCGGCCAAGGGTGGCAACATCGGCTGGGTGCTGGTCAGCCCGCAGGCTGAACTGATGGACCGCACCGGCAAGAAAGTGGCCGCTTATTCAGGCCCTCCCGCAACCTGGACCCACATCGACGGCTCCAGCGTCGTGGGCATGCAGGTTGCCGTGGCACCGCGCCCCGGCGCCACCAACCTGGACTATCAGTTGTCCAAGGGCACGCCCGGCGCAGCGCCAGGCGTGATGCAGAACATCACCTACATCCAGCGCATCAAGACCAAGGGTGGACAGGATTTGAGCAAGGCCTGCACGCAAACCGACATGGGTGACAAACTGACGCTGCCTTACCAGGCTGACTACATTTTCTGGAAAGCCGCCTGA
- a CDS encoding LLM class flavin-dependent oxidoreductase, producing MTQQQPARQLKLGFVLHGVGAGWGDWRHEHAVTDASVNFNFYKEQAQLAEKGRFEFLFVADSVHITERSSPHYLNRFEPLTILSALAAVTSKIGLVGTVTASYSEPFTVARQFASLDHISSGRAGWNVVTSWLDGSARNYSKKEHYDHDVRYRLAAEHLGVVQGLWDSWEDDALVRDKATGQFLDPKKLHKLDHEGEFFSVEGPLNISRSRQGQPVIFQAGASEDGKNFAAQNADAIFFHADTLDEAQAYYRDVKARVAAAGRKPDEVFLLPGIRPIVGRTLEEAERKYEESASLVPIENAIAALARPFNDHDFSSYPLDAPFPDLGDLGRNSQQAGSDKIKQHAKAHGLSLREVALWHARPKRTFVGTAEQVADEIERWFTQGGADGFNFFEALPNSSLKDFVELVVPLLQARGIYRTEYGEDTFRGNLGLPFPQNRYAQRAAAQAGAGQEVQDALEIQEALA from the coding sequence ATGACTCAACAACAACCCGCCCGTCAACTCAAACTGGGCTTTGTCCTGCACGGCGTGGGCGCCGGCTGGGGCGACTGGCGCCACGAACACGCCGTCACCGACGCCAGCGTCAATTTCAATTTTTACAAGGAGCAGGCCCAGCTGGCCGAAAAAGGGCGCTTTGAATTCCTGTTTGTCGCCGACAGTGTGCACATCACCGAGCGCTCCAGCCCGCATTACCTGAACCGCTTCGAGCCGCTGACCATCCTGTCGGCGCTGGCGGCCGTGACCTCGAAAATCGGCCTGGTCGGCACGGTGACGGCCAGCTACAGCGAGCCCTTCACGGTGGCGCGGCAGTTTGCCTCGCTCGACCACATCAGCAGCGGCCGCGCGGGCTGGAACGTCGTCACCTCGTGGCTCGACGGCAGCGCGCGTAACTACAGCAAGAAGGAGCATTACGACCACGACGTGCGCTACCGCCTGGCCGCCGAGCATCTGGGCGTGGTGCAGGGCCTGTGGGATTCGTGGGAAGACGATGCACTGGTGCGCGACAAGGCCACCGGCCAGTTCCTGGACCCGAAGAAGCTGCACAAGCTGGACCATGAGGGCGAATTCTTCTCGGTCGAGGGGCCGCTGAACATCAGCCGCTCGCGCCAGGGCCAGCCGGTGATTTTCCAGGCCGGCGCGTCGGAGGACGGCAAGAACTTTGCCGCCCAAAACGCCGATGCGATCTTCTTCCATGCCGACACGCTGGACGAGGCGCAGGCTTACTACCGCGACGTGAAGGCGCGCGTGGCAGCCGCCGGACGCAAGCCCGACGAGGTGTTTTTGCTGCCCGGCATCCGTCCCATCGTCGGCCGCACGCTGGAGGAAGCCGAGCGCAAGTACGAGGAATCGGCCAGCCTGGTGCCGATTGAAAATGCCATTGCCGCGCTGGCCCGGCCTTTCAATGACCACGATTTTTCAAGCTACCCGCTCGACGCGCCTTTCCCCGACCTGGGCGACCTGGGCCGCAACAGCCAGCAGGCCGGCAGCGACAAGATCAAGCAGCACGCCAAGGCGCACGGCTTGAGCCTGCGCGAGGTGGCGCTGTGGCACGCCCGACCCAAGCGCACCTTTGTCGGCACGGCCGAACAGGTGGCCGACGAGATCGAGCGCTGGTTCACGCAGGGCGGCGCGGACGGCTTCAATTTCTTCGAGGCCCTGCCCAATTCCTCGCTGAAGGATTTTGTCGAACTGGTAGTGCCGCTGCTGCAGGCGCGCGGTATTTACCGCACCGA
- a CDS encoding alpha/beta hydrolase: MPTSSKPLIIFSHGNSFPASTYGVLFQSLKARGFQVKAIEKFGHDPRYPVTSNWPHLVQQLADFAGQEAEKSGQPAFLVGHSLGGFLSLMCAARNPVLGGHAVRGVLLLDSPVLGGWRAKALSVAKRARLVGSISPGAISRKRRQQWLGRDEVLAHFRSKKAFARWDEQVLRDYIDHGTHDEGGSAQGQRLLSFDRDVETAIYNTLPDNLESLLKAHPLKCPSAFIGGRQSVEMKQVGMAMTEKVTHGRIMMLDGSHLFPMEQPLATAAAIEAALLNMASLGGR; this comes from the coding sequence GTGCCCACCTCTTCCAAACCCCTCATCATTTTTTCCCATGGCAACAGCTTTCCGGCCAGCACCTACGGCGTGCTGTTCCAGAGCCTGAAGGCACGGGGTTTTCAGGTCAAGGCGATTGAAAAATTCGGCCATGACCCGCGCTACCCGGTCACCAGCAACTGGCCCCACCTGGTGCAGCAGCTGGCCGACTTTGCCGGGCAGGAAGCCGAAAAATCCGGCCAGCCCGCCTTTTTGGTTGGCCACTCGCTGGGCGGCTTTTTAAGCCTGATGTGCGCCGCGCGCAATCCCGTGCTGGGCGGCCATGCGGTGCGGGGCGTGCTGCTGCTCGACTCGCCGGTCCTGGGCGGCTGGCGCGCCAAGGCGCTCAGCGTGGCCAAGCGCGCCAGGCTGGTCGGCTCGATCTCGCCCGGCGCCATCAGCCGCAAGCGCCGCCAGCAGTGGCTGGGCCGGGACGAGGTGCTGGCGCACTTTCGCAGCAAAAAGGCCTTTGCCCGCTGGGACGAGCAGGTGCTGCGCGACTACATCGACCACGGCACGCACGACGAAGGCGGCAGCGCGCAGGGCCAGCGGCTGCTGAGCTTTGACCGCGACGTGGAAACCGCGATCTACAACACCCTTCCCGACAACCTGGAAAGCCTGCTGAAGGCGCATCCGCTCAAATGCCCGTCGGCCTTCATTGGCGGGCGGCAGTCGGTCGAAATGAAGCAGGTCGGCATGGCCATGACCGAAAAAGTCACCCATGGCCGCATCATGATGCTCGACGGCAGCCACCTGTTCCCGATGGAGCAACCGCTGGCCACGGCCGCCGCCATCGAGGCGGCGCTGCTGAACATGGCGAGCCTGGGCGGGCGTTAG
- the mutS gene encoding DNA mismatch repair protein MutS translates to MQKDTLKPGEAPVRAAPHTPMMTQYHAIKAEYPDTLVFYRMGDFYEVFYADAEKASSLLDITLTKRGQSAGEPVVMAGIPFHALEGYLAKLIKLGESVAICEQVGDVATAKGPVERKVVRVVTPGTLTDTELLSDKTESILLAVHQGARNTCGLAWLSVTQGEIHLAHCASGELESWLARIAPSELLYNVDATPAFEQRLQTQRCAASARPAWQFDAALGVRRLLDQLKVASLASWNAEGLNEAHAAASALLGYAEHTQGRALPHVQGLQVVRSGELIELPPATRRNLELTQTLRGEDSPTLFSLLDTCTTGMGSRALKSWLLSPRRDRAQAASRLEAITQLRGGAQQTLRTQLKGCSDVERITARIALRQVRPRELVALQLTLQKAELLTPVDSAQTPLLTTIFEDLQPPLGCAELLGQCILDEPAALIRDGGVINHSVDAELDELRAIQTNCDGFLLDLEIREKARTGIANLRVQFNKVHGFYIEVTQGQLDKVPADYRRRQTLKNAERYITPELKTFEDKALSAQERALAREKWLYEQLLDQLQEFVPALSRLARAIAALDALCALAERSLTLDWCAPVFVKEPCIAIGQGRHPVVEARLAETGGGAFIANDCSLTGKSRMQMITGPNMGGKSTYMRQVALIVLLASVGSYVPASRCRLGPIDAIHTRIGAADDVANAQSTFMLEMLEAAQILHAATPHSLVLMDEIGRGTSTFDGLALAGGIAAYLHNKAQAFTLFATHYFELTEFAAQHHGAMNVHVSAVESGSDIVFLHHIEPGPASKSYGIAVAKLAGVPAAVVNHARHALAALEAQQSQASAQVDLFAAPPEAPASGQTAIDKALASIDPDILSPREALDALYQLKKLASAA, encoded by the coding sequence ATGCAAAAAGACACACTCAAACCCGGCGAAGCGCCGGTGCGGGCCGCCCCCCACACGCCCATGATGACGCAGTACCACGCCATCAAGGCCGAGTACCCCGACACGCTGGTGTTCTACCGCATGGGCGACTTCTACGAGGTTTTCTACGCCGATGCCGAGAAAGCCTCCAGCCTGCTCGACATCACCCTGACCAAACGCGGCCAGTCGGCGGGCGAGCCTGTCGTCATGGCGGGCATCCCGTTTCACGCGCTCGAAGGCTACCTGGCCAAGCTGATCAAGCTGGGCGAGTCGGTGGCGATTTGCGAGCAGGTCGGCGACGTGGCCACGGCCAAGGGGCCGGTCGAGCGCAAGGTGGTGCGCGTGGTCACGCCCGGCACGCTGACCGACACCGAACTGCTGAGCGACAAGACCGAATCGATTTTGCTGGCCGTGCACCAGGGCGCGCGCAACACCTGCGGCCTGGCCTGGCTCAGCGTGACGCAGGGCGAGATTCACCTGGCCCATTGCGCCAGCGGCGAGCTGGAAAGCTGGCTGGCCCGGATTGCGCCCAGCGAGCTACTCTACAACGTCGATGCCACGCCCGCGTTCGAGCAGCGCCTGCAAACCCAGCGCTGCGCCGCCAGCGCCCGCCCGGCCTGGCAGTTTGACGCGGCCCTGGGCGTGCGGCGCCTGCTGGATCAGCTCAAGGTCGCTTCGCTGGCCTCGTGGAACGCCGAAGGCCTGAATGAAGCGCACGCCGCCGCCTCGGCGCTGCTGGGCTACGCCGAGCACACGCAAGGCCGCGCCCTGCCCCATGTGCAGGGCCTGCAGGTGGTGCGTTCGGGCGAGCTGATCGAACTGCCGCCGGCCACGCGGCGCAACCTCGAACTGACGCAGACCCTGCGCGGCGAGGATTCGCCCACGCTGTTTTCACTGTTAGATACCTGCACCACCGGCATGGGCAGCCGGGCGCTGAAAAGCTGGCTGCTCAGCCCGCGCCGCGACCGCGCCCAGGCAGCAAGCCGCTTAGAGGCCATCACGCAATTGCGCGGCGGCGCGCAGCAAACATTGCGCACCCAACTCAAGGGCTGCAGCGACGTCGAGCGCATCACCGCCCGCATCGCGCTGCGCCAGGTGCGCCCGCGCGAACTCGTGGCGCTGCAGCTGACGCTACAAAAAGCAGAGCTGCTCACGCCCGTGGATAGTGCGCAAACACCTCTTTTGACCACTATTTTCGAGGATTTGCAGCCGCCCCTTGGCTGCGCCGAACTGCTGGGCCAGTGCATCCTGGACGAGCCGGCCGCGCTGATCCGCGACGGCGGCGTCATCAACCACAGCGTTGATGCCGAACTCGACGAGTTGCGCGCCATCCAGACCAACTGCGACGGCTTCCTGCTCGACCTGGAAATCCGCGAGAAAGCCCGCACCGGCATTGCCAACCTGCGCGTGCAGTTCAACAAGGTGCACGGCTTTTACATCGAGGTCACGCAGGGCCAGCTGGACAAGGTGCCGGCCGACTACCGCCGCCGCCAGACGCTGAAAAATGCCGAGCGCTACATCACGCCCGAACTGAAAACCTTCGAGGACAAGGCCCTGTCGGCGCAGGAACGCGCGCTGGCGCGCGAGAAGTGGCTGTACGAGCAGCTGCTCGACCAGCTGCAGGAGTTCGTCCCCGCCTTGAGCCGGCTGGCGCGCGCCATTGCCGCGCTCGATGCGCTGTGCGCGCTGGCCGAGCGCTCGCTCACGCTGGACTGGTGCGCGCCAGTATTTGTGAAGGAGCCGTGCATAGCCATCGGCCAGGGCCGGCATCCGGTGGTGGAGGCGCGGCTGGCAGAGACGGGCGGCGGCGCCTTCATCGCCAACGACTGCAGCCTGACTGGCAAAAGCCGCATGCAGATGATCACCGGCCCCAACATGGGCGGCAAATCGACCTACATGCGGCAGGTCGCGCTGATCGTGCTGCTGGCCAGCGTCGGTTCCTACGTTCCCGCCAGCCGCTGCCGGCTCGGGCCGATTGACGCCATCCACACCCGCATCGGCGCGGCCGACGACGTAGCGAATGCGCAATCGACCTTCATGCTCGAAATGCTCGAAGCCGCGCAGATTTTGCATGCCGCCACGCCGCATTCGCTGGTGCTGATGGACGAGATCGGGCGCGGCACCTCGACCTTCGACGGGCTGGCGCTGGCCGGCGGCATTGCCGCCTACCTGCACAACAAGGCGCAGGCCTTCACGCTGTTCGCCACGCATTACTTCGAGCTGACCGAGTTTGCGGCCCAGCACCATGGCGCCATGAATGTGCATGTCAGCGCGGTCGAGTCGGGCAGCGACATTGTGTTTTTGCACCACATCGAGCCCGGCCCGGCCAGCAAGAGCTACGGCATTGCCGTGGCCAAGCTGGCCGGCGTTCCCGCCGCCGTCGTCAACCATGCGCGCCATGCGCTGGCCGCGCTGGAAGCCCAGCAAAGCCAGGCCAGCGCCCAGGTGGACCTGTTTGCCGCGCCGCCCGAAGCGCCAGCATCCGGGCAAACCGCTATTGACAAGGCACTGGCGAGCATAGACCCTGATATCCTGAGCCCCCGAGAAGCGCTTGATGCGCTTTACCAACTAAAAAAACTGGCCAGCGCCGCCTGA
- a CDS encoding undecaprenyl-diphosphate phosphatase, with amino-acid sequence MDIALLIKAAIMGIVEGLTEFLPISSTGHLILAGALLGFDDDKAKVFDIAIQTGAIFAVILVYWQKIRSTLIALPNEKQAQQFALNVLVAFVPAVVLGLLFGKAIKAHLFTPVVVASAFIVGGFIILWAEKRQQRNPATIRIHDVESMSTMDALKVGLVQCLAMIPGTSRSGSTIIGGMLLGLSRKAATDFSFYLAIPTLIGAGAYSLFKDRALLSMADAPMFGVGLLFSFLSAWLCIRWLLRYIASHDFVPFAWYRIAFGIVVLATAWSGVVTWAE; translated from the coding sequence GTGGATATTGCACTGTTGATCAAAGCCGCCATCATGGGCATTGTGGAGGGCTTGACCGAATTTCTTCCAATTTCATCGACCGGCCATTTGATTCTGGCCGGCGCGCTGCTGGGTTTTGACGACGACAAGGCCAAGGTGTTCGACATCGCCATCCAGACCGGCGCCATTTTTGCGGTGATCCTGGTGTACTGGCAAAAAATCCGCAGCACCCTGATTGCCCTGCCGAATGAAAAGCAGGCGCAGCAGTTCGCGCTCAATGTGCTGGTGGCCTTTGTTCCGGCCGTGGTGCTGGGGCTGCTGTTTGGCAAGGCCATCAAGGCGCACCTGTTCACGCCGGTGGTCGTGGCCAGCGCCTTCATCGTCGGCGGCTTCATCATTTTGTGGGCCGAAAAGCGCCAGCAGCGCAATCCGGCGACCATTCGTATTCATGATGTCGAGTCCATGAGCACGATGGATGCGCTCAAGGTCGGGCTGGTGCAGTGCCTGGCCATGATCCCGGGCACCAGCCGCAGCGGCTCCACCATCATTGGTGGCATGCTGCTGGGCCTGTCGCGCAAGGCGGCGACCGACTTTTCGTTTTACCTGGCGATTCCGACCCTGATTGGCGCCGGTGCCTACAGCTTGTTCAAGGACCGTGCGCTGCTGTCCATGGCCGATGCGCCGATGTTCGGTGTCGGGCTGCTGTTTTCATTTCTGAGTGCCTGGCTGTGCATTCGCTGGCTGCTGCGCTACATCGCCAGCCATGACTTCGTGCCGTTTGCCTGGTACCGCATTGCCTTTGGCATCGTGGTGCTGGCGACCGCCTGGAGCGGCGTGGTCACCTGGGCCGAATAA
- a CDS encoding ABC transporter substrate-binding protein has protein sequence MVFQTRHSLGIEGVAVHVARRRLIQAGAAGVAALALPWAAAQTAASDLSRTSLRVASYKGGWVTLLKAAGLGATPYRIDWKEFNSGVQHIEAINADALDLGSGSEIPAVFAARSPGRVRVVAVAKGDLNNQAVFAQKDSPIKTIADLRGKRVGYVRATTTHYFLQKMLAEAGLSFQDIQAISLSPSDGLSAFAGGDFDAWAIYGYNGQLARSKYGARVVKTSLGYLSGNFLTYANADAVADPLRRAALADLLQRLQKATAWGVAHPEQWAQAQSTETRVPAQALLELFRGRSHDDRILAVADTDIASHQEVANVFAQIGVLDGPVKVAPLWDRTFDKALRG, from the coding sequence ATGGTTTTTCAGACAAGACACTCCCTGGGCATCGAGGGTGTGGCCGTCCATGTGGCCCGCCGTCGCCTCATTCAGGCCGGGGCGGCGGGTGTGGCGGCGCTGGCGCTGCCCTGGGCCGCCGCGCAGACCGCCGCAAGCGACCTGTCCCGGACCAGCCTGCGCGTGGCGTCCTACAAAGGCGGCTGGGTCACGCTGCTGAAAGCCGCCGGGCTGGGCGCCACGCCCTACAGGATCGACTGGAAGGAATTCAACTCGGGCGTGCAGCACATCGAAGCCATCAACGCCGATGCGCTCGATCTGGGCTCGGGCAGCGAGATTCCGGCGGTGTTTGCCGCGCGCTCGCCGGGGCGGGTGCGCGTGGTCGCCGTCGCCAAGGGCGACCTGAACAACCAGGCCGTGTTTGCGCAAAAAGACTCGCCCATCAAGACGATTGCCGATCTCAGGGGCAAGCGGGTCGGCTATGTGCGCGCCACCACCACGCATTACTTCTTGCAAAAGATGCTGGCCGAGGCGGGCCTGTCGTTCCAGGACATCCAGGCCATCAGCCTGAGCCCGTCGGATGGCCTGTCGGCCTTTGCCGGCGGCGACTTCGATGCCTGGGCGATCTACGGCTACAACGGCCAGCTGGCACGCAGCAAATACGGCGCGCGCGTCGTCAAGACCTCGCTGGGCTACCTGTCCGGCAATTTTCTGACCTATGCCAACGCCGACGCCGTGGCCGACCCGTTGCGCCGGGCCGCGCTGGCCGATCTGCTGCAGCGCCTGCAAAAAGCGACCGCCTGGGGCGTGGCGCATCCCGAGCAGTGGGCGCAGGCGCAAAGCACCGAAACCCGCGTTCCGGCGCAGGCCCTGCTGGAGCTGTTTCGCGGCCGCAGCCACGACGACCGCATCTTGGCCGTTGCCGATACCGACATCGCCAGCCACCAGGAAGTGGCCAACGTGTTCGCGCAGATCGGCGTGCTCGACGGCCCGGTCAAGGTGGCGCCGTTGTGGGACCGCACCTTCGACAAGGCGCTGCGCGGCTGA
- a CDS encoding porin has translation MKKRLIALAALALVSGMASAQSSVTVYGNIDIGVLTQNNAPAGGSSTSIANGGISPSIWGFRGSEDLGDGLKATFNLEGHFYADTGASDPRLFRRQSNVGLSSPTLGTLTLGNQYSPAILAFAATDPRGLRENFSGLYSWAYNSGALTTGNNGNNDVGVFLQNAVSYSNKFGPVGIAGAYSTSETKGAVYSLGATYTGPVSLSAAYQATNLANTSERGSTIYTVGAGYTMGAFTGKLNYLRGTNKNAALVETSKVGVTGVGVDWKTASNNTVMAAAYYGKDKKNTVDKTTTFILSDEYALSKRTTMYGQLVFANAKSGATLLTTMVAGGTAPDKTTTLFNVGIKHSF, from the coding sequence ATGAAAAAACGATTGATCGCTCTGGCTGCCCTGGCTCTGGTATCTGGCATGGCAAGTGCGCAAAGTTCCGTGACTGTGTACGGCAACATCGATATTGGCGTATTAACGCAAAATAATGCACCAGCCGGCGGTTCATCGACCAGCATCGCCAATGGTGGTATTTCGCCAAGCATCTGGGGTTTTCGCGGTTCGGAAGACCTGGGCGACGGCCTGAAGGCTACCTTTAATCTGGAAGGGCATTTTTACGCGGATACCGGTGCGTCTGATCCGCGACTGTTCCGTCGCCAGTCCAATGTCGGTCTTTCATCGCCCACCCTGGGCACGCTGACCCTGGGTAATCAATACAGCCCGGCCATTTTGGCATTTGCCGCAACCGACCCGCGCGGCCTGCGTGAAAACTTCTCGGGCCTGTATTCGTGGGCCTACAACTCGGGCGCATTGACTACCGGCAATAACGGCAACAACGATGTCGGCGTGTTCTTGCAAAATGCGGTTTCCTACAGCAACAAGTTTGGCCCCGTTGGCATTGCAGGTGCTTACAGCACTTCTGAAACCAAGGGTGCTGTCTATTCTCTGGGCGCTACCTACACGGGTCCGGTTTCATTGTCTGCTGCGTATCAGGCAACCAATTTGGCCAATACGTCGGAACGCGGCAGCACGATTTATACGGTGGGCGCTGGCTACACCATGGGCGCCTTCACCGGCAAGCTCAATTACCTGCGCGGCACGAACAAGAATGCAGCACTGGTTGAAACCAGCAAAGTTGGCGTGACGGGCGTGGGCGTTGACTGGAAAACCGCATCCAACAATACCGTGATGGCGGCGGCTTATTACGGCAAGGACAAGAAGAACACCGTAGATAAAACCACCACGTTTATCCTGAGCGATGAATATGCCCTGTCCAAGCGCACCACCATGTACGGCCAGCTCGTGTTTGCCAATGCAAAATCGGGAGCCACGCTGTTGACGACCATGGTTGCCGGTGGCACGGCGCCCGACAAGACCACGACTTTGTTTAATGTGGGCATTAAACACTCCTTCTGA
- a CDS encoding DUF924 family protein → MTQPASIPSLNPPLPAQTPADILDFWLGDGLALGWPTHNLNERWFLGGAALDQEIKARFGPSVELAVQGGLQDWEAPLHSRLALVILLDQFTRNVFRGSARAFDGDARAQQLVLRTLALQEDRQLPWVGRVFMYMPLMHAEDAALQETCVACFSQLVADAPDALKPKLQGNLDFARQHQDIIQRFGRFPYRNAALGRSDSPGEAEFLRSGPRFGQ, encoded by the coding sequence ATGACCCAACCCGCCTCCATCCCCTCACTGAACCCCCCTCTTCCCGCCCAGACTCCCGCCGATATTCTTGATTTCTGGCTGGGTGACGGCCTGGCGCTGGGCTGGCCCACGCACAACCTCAACGAGCGCTGGTTTCTAGGCGGCGCAGCGCTTGACCAGGAGATCAAGGCCCGCTTTGGCCCGAGCGTGGAGCTTGCCGTGCAAGGCGGTCTGCAGGATTGGGAGGCGCCGCTGCACAGCCGGCTGGCGCTGGTGATATTGCTGGACCAGTTCACCCGCAACGTGTTTCGCGGTTCTGCCCGGGCTTTTGACGGCGACGCGCGCGCCCAGCAACTGGTGCTGCGCACGCTGGCGCTTCAGGAAGACCGGCAACTGCCGTGGGTGGGCCGCGTGTTCATGTACATGCCGCTGATGCATGCCGAAGATGCGGCCCTGCAGGAAACATGCGTGGCCTGCTTTTCGCAACTGGTGGCTGACGCGCCGGACGCCCTGAAGCCGAAACTGCAGGGCAATCTCGACTTTGCCCGCCAGCACCAGGACATCATCCAGCGGTTTGGACGTTTCCCCTACCGCAACGCGGCACTCGGGCGCAGCGACAGTCCCGGGGAAGCAGAATTTTTGCGCAGCGGCCCGCGCTTTGGGCAATAA
- a CDS encoding proteasome-type protease — protein MTYCVAIKLNAGLVFLSDSRTNAGLDHISTFRKMIVYEKPGDRFMVLLTAGNLSISQSVREILQVEELKNPETGEGITIWNAKSMFDAARVLGSAIRRVYEHDARALRNDDVGFNVSLVFGGQIKGEGMRLFQVYSPGNFIEATDETPYFQIGESKYGKPVLDRVLTPETPLDEAAKCALVSMDSTIKSNLSVGLPLDLVVYEADSLKSDKVVCIDQDNPYYQMLHNSWGQKLRQVFDSIEDPVWDDSHTETPLKMPARRHATLKKIGTPQEKLI, from the coding sequence ATGACTTACTGCGTCGCCATCAAGCTCAATGCCGGACTTGTCTTCCTGTCCGATTCCCGCACCAACGCGGGCCTTGACCACATCAGCACCTTTCGCAAGATGATTGTTTATGAAAAGCCCGGCGACCGCTTCATGGTGCTGCTGACCGCCGGCAACCTGTCGATCTCGCAGTCGGTGCGCGAGATCTTGCAGGTCGAGGAACTCAAGAACCCCGAAACCGGCGAGGGCATCACCATCTGGAACGCCAAAAGCATGTTCGACGCCGCCCGCGTGCTCGGCTCGGCCATCCGGCGCGTCTATGAGCACGACGCCCGGGCGCTGAGAAACGACGATGTCGGCTTTAATGTGTCGCTGGTGTTTGGCGGCCAGATCAAGGGCGAGGGCATGCGCCTGTTCCAGGTGTATTCGCCCGGCAACTTTATTGAAGCCACCGATGAGACGCCCTACTTCCAGATCGGTGAATCCAAGTACGGCAAGCCGGTGCTGGACCGCGTCCTCACCCCCGAGACACCGCTGGACGAAGCCGCCAAATGCGCGCTGGTGTCGATGGATTCGACCATCAAGTCCAACCTGTCGGTCGGTTTGCCGCTGGACCTGGTGGTGTATGAAGCCGACTCCCTCAAAAGCGACAAGGTCGTCTGCATCGACCAGGACAATCCTTATTACCAGATGCTGCACAACAGCTGGGGACAAAAGCTGCGCCAGGTGTTCGACAGCATTGAAGACCCGGTCTGGGACGATTCGCACACCGAGACGCCGCTCAAGATGCCCGCCAGGCGCCATGCGACCCTGAAAAAAATCGGCACGCCACAGGAAAAGCTGATCTGA